The following are from one region of the Pseudodesulfovibrio piezophilus C1TLV30 genome:
- a CDS encoding UvrD-helicase domain-containing protein, with product MSKKIELISASAGSGKTYSLTERFVKSLDEGVRPESVVATTFTKKAAQEIGSRFRSKLFEQGRAEDAQRVFGGYIGTVNAVCGALLKDYAFEVGQSPTLEVVPDGEDAALFRVAAADAVGRKARQIVPLVRSLEIEKWEDIVKGIIDKARANAIDRKMMLESGERSWELLRELMPDPISETEGKKLDTEIVRELKRTIGALPSDGDTSKGTLGAKKDLQAIHRTLSQESIPNWATWAKLSKIKPTSKSAHEVETLHELAGQFLQHPRFHNEVRQLITLLFDCAAEAAGLYQQHKRTLGLIDFTDQEALALKMVEDAAVADQLKERLDMVMVDEFQDTSPIQLALFLKLSKLVDRSVWVGDQKQSIYAFRGSDPALMDAVIDSLGEPETLPNSWRSQSALVDFASEYFAVAFGQLGIPEKRVRLTSKVRSTTPKSPHLKCWRFESKNKPDDRLCLVGGIQSMLADTAAYAILDKTTKKERTLKAGDIAVLCMTNDNCRDVAALLEENGIRAAIPRTGLMKRPEIVLVMAAYRYLLSPEDTLAVAELAKIFGLEDWFSVALQNGMDAVKDLHPMFGRLDDARHELASLTPSEVLDLAIDLSDAGRMALGWDNPALRQANLDALRGHALGYESTCKARRCACTPAGLINYLHQLKGDDADSQAVGVGDDTVQVLTYHRSKGLEWPVVILTDLESGEKGKPFGLSVQSSDAPFDLDDPLAGRWLRYWPWPFGLQKKIEGFSDVVEESDAGRTAFERERRERLRLLYVGMTRARDYMILSARKEGKGAPTAWLDSYTDAGGNRIVSLPNVAGVAEITVGGKTFPIETVCLTPIGEVTQAVAGQNHAPVLPEKVKAHPPARFVPSSDTIDEDNISVEFFELGAPLLIKATDSRVDLGNAVHAFLAVASPEQDEATLRTRAERIVTGLGLKDLTADMLLEMHQRLRTFITTTIDPAGTGEILTEWPIHLKRGLQKGSGWIDMLCRQPDGDVIIDHKTSLGGKDVLEKKAIGYAGQLATYGEALQKATGISGRGMWLHFALAGMMARVNIQG from the coding sequence ATGAGTAAGAAAATCGAATTGATAAGCGCGAGTGCCGGGTCCGGCAAGACATACTCCCTGACGGAAAGATTCGTGAAAAGCCTTGATGAGGGCGTTCGGCCCGAAAGCGTCGTCGCCACCACCTTCACCAAGAAAGCGGCGCAGGAGATCGGCAGCCGATTCCGTTCGAAGCTGTTCGAACAGGGACGTGCGGAAGACGCGCAGCGCGTGTTTGGCGGCTATATAGGCACGGTCAACGCGGTCTGTGGAGCACTCCTCAAGGATTACGCTTTCGAGGTCGGCCAATCCCCGACGTTGGAAGTGGTGCCGGACGGCGAGGATGCCGCCCTCTTCCGCGTGGCTGCTGCCGATGCCGTCGGTCGAAAGGCCAGGCAGATCGTCCCGCTTGTGCGCTCCCTGGAAATCGAAAAGTGGGAAGACATCGTCAAGGGCATCATCGACAAGGCCAGGGCGAACGCCATTGACCGCAAGATGATGTTAGAAAGCGGAGAGCGTTCCTGGGAATTGCTCAGGGAGTTGATGCCCGATCCGATTTCCGAAACCGAAGGCAAAAAACTCGATACGGAAATCGTGCGCGAATTGAAGCGGACGATCGGCGCACTTCCTTCCGATGGGGATACGAGCAAAGGCACCTTGGGAGCAAAAAAAGACCTTCAGGCCATCCATCGTACGTTATCCCAAGAAAGCATTCCCAATTGGGCTACATGGGCCAAGCTGTCCAAAATCAAGCCCACATCAAAAAGTGCGCATGAGGTGGAAACGCTCCATGAACTGGCCGGACAGTTCCTTCAACATCCCAGGTTCCACAATGAGGTCCGCCAACTCATCACTCTGCTGTTTGACTGCGCCGCCGAAGCAGCGGGCTTGTATCAACAGCACAAGCGGACCCTGGGGCTGATCGATTTCACGGATCAGGAAGCCTTGGCCCTGAAGATGGTCGAGGACGCCGCTGTGGCCGACCAACTGAAAGAGAGGTTGGACATGGTCATGGTCGACGAGTTCCAGGATACCAGTCCCATCCAGTTGGCCTTGTTCCTCAAGCTGTCCAAACTGGTGGACCGGTCGGTCTGGGTGGGCGACCAGAAACAGTCGATCTACGCCTTCCGTGGTTCGGACCCGGCATTGATGGATGCCGTCATCGATTCGCTTGGCGAGCCGGAGACGCTGCCGAACAGTTGGCGGTCACAGTCTGCCCTGGTCGATTTTGCCAGCGAATACTTCGCGGTGGCCTTCGGCCAGCTCGGCATCCCCGAAAAACGGGTGCGGCTGACCTCCAAGGTGAGGTCGACCACGCCGAAGAGTCCGCATCTCAAATGCTGGCGGTTTGAATCGAAGAACAAGCCCGATGACAGGTTGTGCCTTGTTGGCGGCATCCAATCCATGCTCGCCGATACGGCGGCATATGCAATTCTCGACAAGACGACAAAAAAAGAGCGTACGCTCAAGGCCGGGGATATCGCAGTCCTCTGCATGACCAATGACAATTGCCGTGATGTCGCCGCCCTGCTGGAAGAAAACGGCATTCGTGCCGCTATTCCTCGAACAGGACTCATGAAGCGTCCAGAGATCGTCCTCGTTATGGCTGCCTATCGCTACCTTCTCAGTCCTGAAGACACGCTGGCTGTCGCTGAGCTGGCCAAGATATTTGGCCTGGAGGATTGGTTCTCGGTGGCCCTGCAAAACGGGATGGATGCAGTCAAGGATCTGCATCCGATGTTCGGACGTTTGGATGATGCTCGTCATGAGCTTGCCTCGTTGACGCCGTCCGAGGTGCTGGACCTGGCCATCGACCTTTCCGATGCGGGACGCATGGCCCTGGGGTGGGACAACCCTGCCCTCAGACAGGCCAATCTGGACGCCCTCAGGGGGCACGCCCTAGGGTATGAGTCCACCTGTAAGGCGCGGCGATGCGCCTGCACTCCCGCCGGTCTCATCAATTATTTGCATCAACTGAAAGGGGACGATGCGGACTCCCAGGCTGTCGGCGTGGGCGACGATACCGTCCAGGTCCTGACCTATCACCGGTCCAAGGGGCTCGAATGGCCCGTGGTCATCCTGACGGATCTTGAGTCCGGCGAAAAGGGGAAGCCGTTCGGGCTGAGCGTGCAATCGTCCGACGCCCCGTTTGACCTGGATGATCCCCTGGCTGGCCGGTGGCTTCGCTACTGGCCCTGGCCCTTTGGTCTGCAAAAGAAAATCGAGGGATTCTCCGATGTGGTTGAAGAAAGCGATGCGGGCCGGACCGCATTCGAGCGGGAGCGCCGGGAGCGCCTGCGTTTGTTGTACGTCGGAATGACGCGCGCCAGGGACTACATGATTCTCTCAGCCAGAAAGGAAGGCAAAGGGGCACCGACAGCTTGGCTTGACTCCTATACGGATGCTGGCGGCAATCGGATCGTGTCCTTGCCCAACGTGGCTGGAGTTGCGGAGATTACCGTGGGCGGAAAGACGTTCCCCATTGAGACCGTATGCCTCACGCCGATTGGGGAAGTGACACAGGCCGTTGCCGGTCAAAACCATGCCCCAGTTTTGCCGGAGAAGGTGAAGGCCCATCCCCCGGCCCGTTTCGTGCCGAGCAGCGATACCATCGACGAGGACAATATCTCTGTGGAGTTCTTCGAACTGGGAGCGCCCCTGCTGATCAAGGCCACGGATTCCCGCGTGGATTTGGGAAATGCGGTGCATGCCTTCCTGGCAGTGGCTTCACCGGAGCAGGACGAGGCGACCCTCAGGACGCGGGCGGAACGGATCGTGACCGGCTTGGGTTTGAAAGACCTCACTGCCGACATGCTGCTCGAAATGCACCAACGATTGCGGACCTTCATCACAACGACAATCGATCCGGCAGGCACGGGCGAAATCCTCACGGAGTGGCCGATCCATCTCAAGCGAGGATTGCAAAAAGGCAGCGGCTGGATCGACATGCTGTGCCGCCAACCGGACGGCGACGTCATTATCGACCATAAAACGTCATTGGGCGGCAAAGATGTGCTGGAGAAAAAGGCAATCGGCTATGCTGGACAGTTGGCCACGTATGGGGAAGCACTTCAAAAGGCGACCGGGATATCTGGACGGGGGATGTGGTTGCATTTCGCGTTGGCGGGGATGATGGCTAGGGTGAATATTCAAGGATAA
- a CDS encoding DUF4116 domain-containing protein, with amino-acid sequence MIAITEKQAALEAVKEDGMNLRLVSEDLQNDKDVVLVAMANNTNAFQFASQKLQMDEELASQVEKNDSYYYNMLDPRTGLRYDIPLLSPIDPKYYWEYIYRMKLKERAPNTFEKMLRWD; translated from the coding sequence ATGATTGCCATCACTGAAAAACAGGCTGCCTTGGAGGCTGTCAAAGAAGACGGGATGAACCTGCGACTTGTATCTGAAGACCTCCAAAATGACAAAGATGTTGTTCTGGTGGCAATGGCAAACAATACGAACGCATTCCAGTTCGCCTCGCAAAAATTGCAAATGGACGAGGAACTTGCTAGCCAAGTTGAAAAGAACGATTCATATTACTACAACATGTTAGACCCACGCACTGGACTGCGGTATGATATACCCCTGCTCTCGCCGATTGATCCGAAGTATTATTGGGAATATATTTACCGAATGAAGCTCAAGGAACGTGCACCTAACACCTTTGAGAAGATGTTGAGATGGGATTAG
- a CDS encoding helix-turn-helix transcriptional regulator gives MPPKKNQHAKPTQKAVTLFCQLMYTGKRHYLIDLARELDCSKQTIIRMMEDIDRSYSVRVEKGKEGKRTWYQIQTPRNRPKVALSEDEISHLLLCKEMVRHLLPQGLSKEVDETIHKTVALLPALDNRAQAFESLAGAILKGSIDYTPQEAIITTILNAIAGKDVCEIKYKALGQKEEKLHYFAPLKIKSYREALYVTGWKVDIRAKEAEPIYEMHLPIHRFTAAEPVRKKHSIQQQEKPHYFGFPECESFRVKVRLTPEAGRYVKERRWSSDQVVKDLDDGRYELEFTAQSETELLSWVLSFGANIEVLMPSHLRGKVLNELERTTNIYSGQEI, from the coding sequence GTGCCGCCCAAGAAAAACCAACACGCCAAGCCGACTCAGAAGGCCGTCACGCTCTTCTGCCAGCTCATGTACACTGGCAAGCGGCATTATCTTATCGACCTTGCCAGGGAATTGGATTGTTCCAAACAGACCATTATACGCATGATGGAGGATATTGATCGCAGCTACTCGGTTCGAGTGGAGAAAGGCAAGGAAGGCAAGCGGACTTGGTATCAAATCCAGACGCCGAGAAACAGACCCAAAGTGGCTTTGTCTGAAGACGAAATCAGCCATTTGCTGCTCTGCAAGGAAATGGTCCGCCATCTGCTGCCGCAGGGTCTGTCGAAAGAGGTCGACGAGACCATCCACAAAACGGTGGCCTTACTCCCGGCTCTCGACAACAGGGCGCAAGCCTTCGAATCCTTGGCCGGGGCCATACTAAAAGGAAGTATCGACTACACCCCCCAGGAAGCGATCATCACGACGATCCTCAATGCCATCGCGGGCAAGGACGTGTGCGAGATCAAATACAAGGCGTTGGGGCAAAAGGAGGAGAAGCTGCACTACTTCGCACCCCTCAAAATTAAGTCTTACAGGGAAGCCCTGTACGTCACCGGTTGGAAGGTGGACATACGGGCCAAAGAAGCTGAGCCTATTTACGAAATGCATCTGCCTATCCACCGTTTCACGGCCGCCGAACCTGTCAGAAAAAAACATTCCATTCAGCAGCAGGAGAAACCGCACTATTTCGGGTTTCCGGAATGCGAATCGTTCCGAGTCAAGGTACGCCTCACTCCAGAAGCCGGGCGTTATGTAAAAGAACGCCGCTGGAGTTCGGACCAGGTCGTTAAGGACCTGGATGATGGGCGATACGAACTTGAGTTCACCGCACAGAGCGAAACGGAATTACTGTCTTGGGTGTTGAGCTTTGGGGCAAATATTGAAGTGCTGATGCCTTCCCACTTGCGAGGGAAGGTACTAAATGAGCTTGAAAGGACAACCAACATATATAGCGGACAGGAGATATAA